The following coding sequences lie in one Capnocytophaga stomatis genomic window:
- a CDS encoding energy transducer TonB: protein MQPKKSPKADLTKNSGLFFAIGFALVSALSYAGFELKSYDRQVFDDRKTDVDKLLDEEQEEIVLENVTPPPPPPPPPAVVQEVEIVENEKEIEETIIQDTEVKKDEVIEVSQIQEVVEEPEEVDVPFTIIEDKPMFESCKDVPKDKQFDCFKQNLDKHVQKNFSYPQAAAEMGIQGRVNVHFRINKDGSITIIGVRGPDKMLEAEARRIIEKLPKLIPGKQRGKPTSVTFSYPINFKLNT from the coding sequence ATGCAACCTAAAAAGAGCCCAAAAGCAGATTTAACCAAAAATAGTGGGTTATTTTTTGCTATCGGATTTGCTTTGGTTTCAGCCTTATCTTATGCAGGATTTGAGTTGAAATCGTACGACAGGCAAGTTTTCGACGACCGAAAAACAGACGTCGATAAGTTACTTGATGAAGAACAAGAGGAGATTGTATTGGAAAATGTTACTCCTCCGCCACCTCCGCCACCTCCGCCGGCAGTAGTTCAAGAGGTAGAAATTGTTGAAAATGAGAAAGAAATAGAAGAAACTATCATCCAAGATACTGAGGTTAAGAAAGATGAGGTTATTGAAGTGTCTCAAATTCAAGAAGTTGTTGAAGAACCAGAAGAGGTTGACGTTCCTTTTACAATTATCGAGGATAAGCCTATGTTCGAAAGTTGTAAAGACGTACCAAAAGACAAACAGTTTGACTGTTTCAAACAGAATTTGGACAAACACGTACAAAAGAACTTCAGTTATCCGCAAGCAGCCGCAGAGATGGGAATCCAAGGAAGGGTGAATGTTCACTTCCGTATTAATAAAGATGGAAGTATAACAATCATAGGTGTTCGTGGACCAGACAAAATGTTAGAAGCGGAAGCACGCAGAATTATAGAGAAGTTACCTAAACTTATTCCAGGTAAACAACGTGGAAAACCAACATCAGTAACATTCTCTTATCCAATTAATTTCAAGTTAAACACATAA
- a CDS encoding site-specific integrase yields the protein MTTFQFTLKNNPKVNGERSIIITFIKDRKNTSLSIRKSCKEEQWSYETERVKKNHPEHKKLNTFIEKYKKIIQDIIEDFEDRNIPYSLPDLIESIKKYKGKNKTASFTEYLLQSINNQKVSGKIGSARIEKDTLNSLQKFFNKKEIGFNEITFLSLKKYEFYCYEKGNSPTTIAIRMRTMRYIFNQAITSKIIKESQYPFKDYKISKIKTDAKKEFLDEDEIQALKNYVPKDNREAFAKDMFLFSYYSRGINFIDLLKLKKNALSSENLTFIRTKTNVPVTFKLAGYNKDIMKKYLSDDSSEYLFNIVQNNNADITYLKNKSHKYLNKYINPSLKVIIQNLGINKHITYYCARHSFATALKFKNVSVDIIRQALGQKDINSTMAYLNSLPDKKLDEIIDMALI from the coding sequence ATGACCACTTTTCAATTCACACTTAAAAACAACCCAAAAGTAAATGGTGAAAGAAGTATCATCATTACGTTTATAAAAGACAGAAAAAACACAAGTTTATCCATCAGGAAATCTTGTAAGGAAGAACAATGGAGCTATGAAACAGAGAGAGTAAAGAAAAACCACCCTGAGCACAAAAAACTCAATACCTTTATTGAAAAATATAAAAAGATTATTCAGGATATTATTGAAGACTTTGAAGATAGAAATATTCCCTATTCCTTACCTGACCTTATAGAAAGCATAAAAAAATACAAAGGAAAAAATAAGACTGCCTCCTTCACAGAGTATTTATTACAAAGTATAAACAACCAAAAAGTTTCAGGTAAGATAGGTTCAGCAAGAATTGAAAAAGATACTCTAAATTCACTACAAAAATTTTTTAACAAGAAAGAAATCGGATTTAATGAGATAACTTTTTTATCATTGAAAAAATATGAATTCTATTGCTATGAAAAAGGTAATTCACCAACAACGATAGCTATCAGGATGCGAACGATGCGCTACATTTTTAATCAAGCCATTACTTCAAAAATCATTAAAGAATCACAATATCCCTTTAAGGATTACAAGATTTCAAAAATAAAAACCGATGCTAAAAAAGAGTTTTTAGATGAAGATGAAATTCAGGCTTTGAAGAATTATGTACCTAAAGATAATCGAGAAGCTTTTGCAAAAGATATGTTTTTATTTAGCTACTACTCAAGAGGAATTAACTTTATAGATTTATTAAAGCTAAAGAAAAATGCATTATCGAGCGAAAATTTGACTTTTATCAGAACCAAAACAAATGTGCCCGTGACCTTTAAATTAGCTGGATACAACAAAGATATTATGAAAAAATACCTATCGGATGATTCCTCCGAATATCTTTTCAATATCGTGCAGAATAATAATGCAGATATTACTTATTTGAAAAATAAATCTCACAAATATTTGAACAAATATATCAATCCAAGTTTAAAGGTCATTATCCAAAATTTAGGAATTAATAAACATATAACCTATTACTGTGCTAGACATTCTTTTGCTACAGCTTTAAAGTTTAAAAATGTATCAGTAGATATTATCAGACAAGCATTAGGACAAAAAGACATTAATTCTACGATGGCTTATCTCAATTCGTTACCAGACAAGAAATTAGATGAAATTATTGATATGGCTTTGATTTAG
- a CDS encoding VanZ family protein → MLKKRKFTILLVIWFIIVVTLSLMPGDSTPDLPRIPYIDKIAHFTFYFVFTVLFFLTLKYECKCVKKLTYIYIISALFAFLLGICIELLQKTITTTRSGEIYDVFFNSFGTIVALLFVTIINKKAFN, encoded by the coding sequence GTGCTTAAGAAACGTAAATTTACAATCTTACTGGTAATATGGTTCATCATTGTAGTAACATTGAGCCTAATGCCGGGAGATAGCACCCCCGATTTGCCCCGTATCCCATACATAGATAAAATAGCACATTTTACTTTTTATTTTGTATTTACGGTTTTGTTTTTTTTAACATTAAAATATGAATGTAAGTGTGTTAAAAAATTGACTTATATTTATATTATTTCGGCTTTGTTTGCTTTTTTATTGGGAATTTGTATAGAATTGTTACAAAAAACGATAACAACTACAAGAAGTGGAGAAATCTATGATGTTTTTTTCAACTCTTTTGGCACAATTGTTGCTTTATTGTTTGTGACAATCATTAATAAAAAAGCTTTTAATTAA
- a CDS encoding DegT/DnrJ/EryC1/StrS family aminotransferase has translation MKKIQMVDLNGQYQQIKEQIHSSFNEILDSTAFINGPQVHAFQKELEDYLGVKHVIPCANGTDALQIAMMGLGLKPGDEVITADFTFAATVEVIALLNLTPVLVDVYDDTFNINIEAIKKAITPKTKAIVPVHLFGQPADMESIMEIAKEHNLFVIEDNAQAIGADFTWSDGRKQKVGTIGHVGATSFFPSKNLGCYGDGGAIFTNDDALAHTIRGIVNHGMYVRYHHDVVGVNSRLDSLQAAVLRAKLPHLDTYNKKRQEAAKKYTDALKNNPNIITPFTAKGYDHVYHQYTLRITNGKRDELVKVLSENDIPFGIYYPIPLHLQKAYASERYNEEDFLITNQLANEVISLPMHTELDNEQITFITNLINNTLK, from the coding sequence ATGAAAAAAATACAAATGGTTGACTTAAACGGTCAATATCAGCAAATTAAAGAACAAATACACTCTTCCTTCAATGAGATTTTGGACAGCACGGCTTTCATTAACGGACCGCAAGTTCACGCCTTTCAAAAAGAATTGGAAGATTATTTAGGCGTTAAGCACGTCATTCCGTGTGCAAACGGAACCGATGCTTTGCAAATCGCAATGATGGGACTCGGATTAAAACCTGGTGATGAGGTTATTACCGCCGATTTTACTTTTGCTGCCACTGTAGAAGTTATTGCTCTTCTGAATCTTACACCTGTTTTGGTTGATGTTTACGATGATACTTTCAATATCAACATCGAAGCCATAAAAAAAGCTATTACTCCAAAAACAAAAGCAATTGTTCCAGTGCACCTATTCGGACAACCTGCTGATATGGAATCTATTATGGAAATAGCGAAAGAACATAACTTGTTTGTAATTGAAGATAACGCGCAAGCCATTGGAGCTGATTTCACGTGGTCAGACGGACGAAAACAAAAAGTAGGAACTATCGGACACGTGGGAGCGACTTCTTTCTTTCCTTCCAAAAATTTAGGTTGTTATGGCGATGGAGGGGCGATTTTCACCAATGACGATGCTCTTGCTCACACTATCAGAGGAATCGTAAACCACGGAATGTATGTACGTTATCATCACGATGTTGTGGGTGTAAATTCCCGTTTGGACTCTCTGCAAGCTGCAGTACTTCGTGCTAAACTTCCGCATTTGGACACTTACAACAAAAAACGTCAAGAAGCAGCCAAAAAATATACAGATGCCCTGAAAAACAATCCGAACATTATAACTCCTTTTACAGCAAAAGGTTACGACCACGTTTATCATCAATACACTTTGCGAATCACTAACGGAAAACGTGATGAATTGGTAAAAGTTTTGTCCGAAAATGATATTCCTTTTGGAATTTATTACCCAATTCCGTTGCATTTGCAAAAAGCCTATGCGAGCGAACGATACAACGAAGAAGACTTCTTGATTACCAACCAATTGGCAAACGAAGTCATTTCTCTTCCGATGCATACCGAGTTAGATAACGAACAAATAACATTTATTACCAATTTGATAAACAATACTTTAAAATAA
- a CDS encoding virulence RhuM family protein: protein MENTQNIILYTTPNGDVRLDVLLQNETLWLTQKAIAELFGVQRPAITKHLNNIFESGELEENSVSSILEHTANDGKKYNTKFYNLDAIISVGYRVNSSKATQFRIWATNTLKEYIVKGFVLDDERLKQGQKVFGKDYFRELLQRIRSIRASERRIYQQVTDIFAECSIDYDSNSEITKNFYAMVQNKFHYAITGKTAPEIIYSQADKTKENMGLSTWKNAPDGRILKQDVVIAKNYLQEKEIQQLERTVTGYFDYIEGLIERKNTFTMEQLAESVNRFLSFNEYKILEGKGKISKVQADRKAIAEYEEFNKTQKIISDFDKEIKKLKK, encoded by the coding sequence ATGGAAAATACCCAAAATATAATCCTTTATACCACCCCTAATGGAGATGTGAGACTAGATGTTTTGCTTCAGAATGAAACTTTATGGCTTACACAAAAAGCTATTGCAGAACTTTTTGGAGTGCAAAGACCCGCTATTACCAAACATTTGAATAACATCTTCGAAAGTGGAGAACTAGAGGAAAATTCAGTTAGTTCCATTTTGGAACATACTGCAAATGACGGAAAAAAGTACAATACCAAATTTTATAACCTAGATGCCATAATATCTGTAGGTTATAGGGTTAATTCATCAAAAGCGACACAATTTAGGATATGGGCAACCAACACTTTGAAAGAATATATTGTTAAAGGCTTTGTTTTAGATGATGAAAGATTAAAACAAGGACAAAAGGTTTTCGGCAAAGATTACTTTAGAGAGCTTTTACAAAGAATTCGTTCCATAAGAGCCAGTGAAAGAAGGATTTATCAACAAGTTACGGATATTTTTGCAGAATGTAGTATTGATTACGACTCCAATTCCGAAATCACGAAGAATTTTTATGCAATGGTTCAGAATAAATTTCACTACGCCATTACAGGGAAAACAGCCCCAGAGATTATATATTCTCAAGCAGATAAGACCAAAGAGAATATGGGTTTAAGTACTTGGAAAAATGCTCCTGACGGCAGAATTTTAAAACAAGATGTAGTTATTGCTAAAAATTATCTTCAAGAAAAAGAAATTCAGCAATTAGAAAGAACTGTTACAGGCTACTTTGATTATATTGAAGGACTTATAGAAAGAAAAAACACATTTACGATGGAGCAATTAGCCGAGAGTGTAAATAGGTTTTTGAGCTTTAATGAATATAAAATTTTGGAAGGAAAGGGTAAAATTTCCAAAGTTCAAGCCGACAGAAAAGCTATTGCAGAATATGAGGAGTTTAACAAAACCCAAAAAATAATCTCTGATTTTGATAAAGAAATTAAAAAATTGAAAAAATAG
- a CDS encoding 3-deoxy-D-manno-octulosonic acid transferase has product MKTLYTLSIYVVGFVLKIIALFNKKLKLFVEGRKNVFPYLQENIQKGERYVWVHTASLGEFEQGLPVIKALKNRGKKILVTFFSPSGYEIRKNSPDADLVVYLPLDTPKNARKFLEIVQPEMAIFVKYEFWYHYLNELKNRGIKTYLLSGIFRENQIFFKPYGAMMRDCLRAFHHFFVQNEKSKKLLQSIGFENITVSGDTRFDRVSEILKRDNSLDFMEAFKGNSLCVVFGSSWESDEEIYLKAINYSDNKNVKYVIAPHDIKPEKIDSFRRKIALKTVFFSEKEGKNLSEYDVLILDTIGILTKVYSYADIAYVGGGMGNSGLHNVLEPAVFGIPVMIGKNYDKFAEAKELVERGGVISVSTEKELEEKLSLLIQNPDKRAEIGKINADFVKKNSGATYEFLEIVFPS; this is encoded by the coding sequence ATGAAAACGCTTTATACGCTATCCATTTATGTGGTTGGTTTTGTACTGAAAATCATAGCTTTATTCAATAAAAAACTCAAACTTTTTGTTGAAGGACGCAAAAACGTATTTCCTTATTTGCAAGAAAATATCCAGAAAGGAGAGCGATACGTTTGGGTACACACAGCTTCGTTGGGTGAGTTTGAACAAGGTCTTCCTGTGATTAAAGCTTTGAAAAACAGAGGGAAAAAGATTCTTGTTACATTTTTTTCGCCTTCGGGATACGAGATTCGCAAGAATAGCCCCGATGCCGATTTGGTTGTTTACCTGCCTTTGGATACACCGAAAAATGCCCGTAAATTTTTGGAAATTGTTCAGCCCGAAATGGCAATTTTTGTAAAATATGAATTTTGGTATCATTATCTTAATGAGCTGAAAAATAGAGGGATAAAAACCTATTTGTTGTCTGGGATTTTTCGCGAAAATCAGATTTTTTTCAAACCTTATGGAGCAATGATGCGAGATTGTTTGCGTGCGTTCCATCATTTTTTTGTTCAGAATGAAAAATCTAAAAAATTGCTTCAATCCATTGGTTTTGAGAATATAACGGTGAGTGGCGATACGCGTTTTGACCGAGTTTCGGAAATTTTGAAACGAGATAATTCTTTGGATTTTATGGAAGCGTTCAAAGGAAATTCGCTTTGCGTGGTTTTTGGAAGCTCGTGGGAAAGCGACGAGGAAATCTACCTGAAAGCCATTAACTATTCCGATAACAAAAATGTAAAATATGTGATTGCTCCTCACGATATAAAACCTGAGAAAATCGACAGTTTTCGACGAAAAATTGCTTTGAAAACCGTATTTTTTTCTGAAAAAGAAGGGAAAAACCTATCGGAATACGATGTTTTGATTTTGGATACAATCGGGATTTTAACGAAAGTGTACAGCTATGCCGACATTGCTTATGTGGGCGGAGGAATGGGCAATAGTGGGCTTCACAACGTGTTGGAACCGGCTGTTTTCGGAATTCCTGTGATGATTGGCAAAAATTATGACAAGTTTGCTGAAGCCAAAGAATTGGTGGAAAGGGGAGGCGTGATTTCTGTTTCAACCGAAAAAGAGCTGGAAGAAAAACTGAGTTTACTTATTCAAAACCCTGATAAACGAGCGGAAATTGGCAAAATCAATGCTGACTTTGTTAAAAAAAACAGCGGAGCCACGTATGAATTTTTGGAAATTGTGTTTCCAAGCTAA
- a CDS encoding glycoside hydrolase family 130 protein, translating to MTNAKMPWQERPEGCKDVMWRYSENPIINRYDIPTSNSIFNSAVVPFGDGFAGVFRCDNKAVQMNIFAGFSKDGINWKINHEPIVMKAGNTQMIDSDYKYDPRVTWIEDRYWVTWCNGYHGPTIGIAYTYDFKEFFQCENAFLPFNRNGVLFPEKINGKYAMLSRPSDNGHTPFGDIYLSYSPDMKYWGEHRCVMKVAPFMESAWQCTKIGAGAVPIKTDEGWLMFYHGVINTCNGFRYSMGAAILDLNDPSQVKYRTQPYLLAPAEIYELTGDVPNVVFPCAALHSIEDDKVAVYYGAADTVVGVAFGHISEIIKFTKENSL from the coding sequence ATGACAAATGCTAAAATGCCTTGGCAAGAACGCCCCGAAGGATGCAAAGATGTTATGTGGCGATACAGCGAAAATCCTATCATTAATCGTTACGACATCCCCACTTCAAATAGTATTTTCAACAGTGCCGTTGTTCCTTTTGGCGATGGATTTGCAGGAGTTTTCCGCTGTGATAACAAAGCCGTGCAAATGAATATTTTTGCAGGTTTCAGTAAAGACGGAATCAACTGGAAAATTAACCACGAACCCATCGTAATGAAAGCCGGAAACACCCAAATGATTGATTCCGATTACAAATACGACCCCCGCGTTACGTGGATTGAAGACCGCTATTGGGTAACTTGGTGCAACGGCTACCACGGACCAACCATCGGGATTGCTTACACCTATGATTTCAAGGAGTTTTTCCAATGCGAAAATGCTTTTTTGCCTTTCAACCGAAACGGAGTTCTTTTCCCTGAAAAAATCAACGGAAAATACGCAATGCTTTCACGCCCAAGCGATAACGGACATACGCCTTTTGGGGACATCTACCTCAGCTACAGCCCTGATATGAAGTACTGGGGCGAGCATCGTTGTGTAATGAAAGTAGCTCCGTTTATGGAGAGTGCTTGGCAATGTACCAAAATCGGGGCGGGAGCTGTGCCTATCAAAACCGATGAAGGTTGGCTAATGTTCTATCACGGGGTAATTAACACCTGCAACGGATTTCGTTACTCAATGGGAGCTGCGATTCTGGATTTGAACGACCCAAGCCAAGTAAAATATCGTACGCAACCTTATTTGTTGGCTCCCGCGGAAATTTACGAACTCACAGGCGACGTTCCTAATGTGGTTTTCCCTTGTGCCGCATTACATTCCATTGAAGATGATAAAGTAGCGGTTTATTACGGAGCTGCCGATACGGTAGTAGGGGTAGCTTTTGGGCATATCTCAGAAATTATTAAATTCACGAAAGAAAACAGTTTATAA
- a CDS encoding helix-turn-helix domain-containing protein produces MNYKKEILSLNEAVEYLNVSKSLLYKLTSDRKISFSKPNGGKIYFKKSELDAWMLSNECKSRKELEENLKKKIKEDGGRKK; encoded by the coding sequence ATGAATTATAAAAAAGAAATTTTGAGTTTAAATGAAGCTGTCGAATATCTTAATGTCAGTAAATCATTGTTGTATAAGCTAACGTCTGATAGAAAAATAAGCTTCAGCAAACCCAATGGGGGTAAAATTTACTTTAAAAAAAGTGAATTAGATGCTTGGATGCTTTCCAATGAATGTAAAAGCAGAAAAGAATTAGAAGAAAATTTAAAGAAAAAAATTAAAGAAGATGGTGGAAGAAAAAAATGA
- the gcvH gene encoding glycine cleavage system protein GcvH, with the protein MNIPSELKYTKDHEWVRIEGDLAVVGITDFAQKELGDIVYVEVETEGEVLDREEVFGTVEAVKTVSDLFLPLSGEIVSFNDALEQEPEKVNSDPYGEGWMIKIKFSDASEMDALLSAEEYTELIGA; encoded by the coding sequence ATGAATATACCATCGGAATTAAAGTACACAAAGGACCACGAATGGGTTCGCATTGAGGGTGATCTTGCAGTAGTGGGGATTACTGATTTTGCTCAAAAAGAATTGGGCGACATCGTTTACGTTGAGGTTGAAACAGAAGGAGAAGTTCTTGACAGAGAGGAAGTTTTCGGAACTGTTGAGGCTGTAAAAACAGTTTCGGATTTGTTCTTGCCTTTAAGCGGAGAAATCGTTTCGTTTAACGACGCATTGGAGCAAGAGCCTGAAAAAGTGAATTCAGACCCATATGGCGAAGGTTGGATGATTAAAATCAAATTCAGTGATGCTTCTGAGATGGACGCATTGCTTTCTGCCGAGGAATACACAGAGTTGATAGGTGCTTAA
- the porV gene encoding type IX secretion system outer membrane channel protein PorV, whose protein sequence is MKSFLSVLVFMIGVCYVFPQEKRPISTAFPFLLLGTDAIACGKGDLGVASTPDVFSQHWNASKYIFAKEKSAFAMAYAPYLNRAVQDIFIGNLVYYKKTKRGAWAGSFNYFNIGNVTLTRGFDKDIYILGDFRPSEFAFDISYSLQLSARYAMGITTRYLNSNLRLPIEESNVARGVAFDICGFYSSKEHLIGNYFGKYTWGFQISNIGSKVQYEKLGQSFFLPTNLKLGTGYNLQTNSYNHFQFLLEINKLLVPSPAKYGFNDTNSNGIQEPTEPTEIVAGKNPNVDFLQGIFQSFGDAPDGFSEELQEISWSLGFEYAYNETLFLRTGYFNQHKNKGDRKYLTLGTGFRIQSWQIDFSYLFSTAKTNNPMSSSLRVALQCKL, encoded by the coding sequence ATGAAGTCTTTCCTTTCAGTACTTGTGTTTATGATTGGTGTTTGTTATGTTTTTCCACAAGAGAAACGCCCTATTTCAACTGCATTTCCTTTCTTATTACTAGGTACTGATGCCATAGCTTGTGGTAAGGGAGACTTGGGAGTAGCCTCAACACCAGACGTTTTTTCTCAACATTGGAATGCTTCCAAATATATTTTTGCAAAGGAAAAATCTGCCTTTGCAATGGCGTATGCTCCCTATCTAAATCGGGCAGTACAAGATATTTTCATAGGAAATCTTGTATATTACAAGAAAACAAAGCGAGGAGCTTGGGCTGGAAGCTTCAATTATTTCAATATAGGAAATGTAACACTTACTCGCGGTTTTGATAAAGACATTTACATTCTGGGAGATTTTCGTCCCTCTGAATTTGCTTTTGACATTTCCTATAGTTTGCAGTTAAGTGCTCGCTACGCAATGGGTATTACTACTCGTTATTTGAACTCAAATTTAAGGCTCCCTATAGAAGAAAGCAATGTAGCCAGAGGGGTTGCTTTTGACATCTGCGGATTTTATTCTTCCAAGGAGCATCTAATAGGGAATTATTTCGGAAAATATACTTGGGGATTCCAAATTTCAAACATTGGTAGTAAAGTGCAATATGAAAAATTAGGACAGTCTTTTTTCTTACCTACCAATCTTAAATTAGGTACGGGGTACAACCTACAAACTAATAGTTACAATCATTTTCAGTTTCTTTTAGAAATCAATAAATTACTCGTCCCTTCACCAGCCAAGTATGGTTTTAATGATACTAATAGCAATGGCATTCAAGAGCCTACTGAACCTACTGAAATCGTAGCGGGGAAAAACCCAAATGTTGATTTTTTACAAGGTATTTTCCAATCATTTGGTGATGCCCCTGATGGTTTTTCGGAGGAATTACAGGAAATTTCTTGGTCGTTAGGTTTTGAATACGCCTATAATGAAACTTTATTTTTACGAACAGGTTATTTCAATCAGCACAAAAACAAAGGAGACAGAAAGTATCTGACCTTAGGTACAGGGTTTCGCATACAATCGTGGCAAATTGATTTTTCATACCTTTTTTCAACAGCAAAAACAAATAATCCGATGAGTTCTTCTTTGAGAGTTGCACTACAATGTAAACTTTAG
- a CDS encoding nucleoid-associated protein — MKIVSHFLHHIDIKNSSVTTVDLELNNQNLEDYINELLDEIINNPNRRIYKFSNGNTEIKTSLYKILNNDSEIEKVVELNAQRLLQKEIDAQNFMKNKNMSIEIQKGSLLHLNFNINESKQIIICKVEHDEILNESNFEIVRGLNIRKKIFKAILIVFDQSGEIYESLVFDKNNSKYWWYDFLELEQQYTDDENTEKSLNEIDKALNPLKNKFYADYTILRNSIIGYFKNNNVLNYSDFISNVINNYDSVNTDFPKEAIAKKLTELPSKKGFDTQFSIVKKKINKKIKHKIKLANNLFLSIDDYVDNLKNIIKTYKDSEGNKYVQILSSEGFDKLEDLMEAK, encoded by the coding sequence ATGAAAATAGTTAGTCACTTCCTTCATCATATTGATATAAAAAACAGTAGTGTTACTACTGTTGACTTAGAGCTAAATAATCAAAATTTAGAAGATTATATTAATGAGTTGCTAGATGAAATCATTAATAATCCTAATAGGAGAATTTATAAGTTTAGCAATGGCAATACAGAAATTAAAACTTCACTATACAAAATATTGAATAACGATTCTGAAATCGAAAAGGTAGTTGAATTAAATGCACAAAGACTCCTTCAAAAAGAAATAGATGCTCAAAATTTTATGAAAAATAAAAATATGTCTATTGAAATTCAAAAAGGGAGTCTTTTACACTTAAATTTTAATATAAACGAAAGCAAACAAATAATTATTTGTAAGGTTGAGCATGATGAAATTTTAAATGAATCAAATTTTGAGATAGTAAGAGGTTTGAATATAAGAAAAAAAATTTTTAAAGCTATACTTATAGTTTTTGATCAATCTGGAGAAATTTATGAAAGTTTAGTATTTGATAAAAACAATAGTAAATATTGGTGGTATGATTTTCTTGAGTTAGAGCAACAATATACGGATGATGAAAATACAGAGAAATCTTTAAATGAAATAGATAAGGCTCTTAATCCGTTAAAAAACAAATTTTACGCTGACTATACTATATTGAGAAATTCCATAATTGGATATTTTAAAAATAATAACGTTCTAAATTATTCTGATTTTATTTCAAATGTAATTAACAATTACGACTCAGTAAACACAGATTTTCCAAAAGAAGCAATAGCTAAAAAGTTAACTGAACTTCCTTCAAAAAAAGGATTTGACACTCAATTTTCTATTGTCAAAAAAAAGATAAATAAAAAAATCAAACATAAAATTAAGCTTGCTAATAACTTATTTCTAAGTATAGATGATTATGTTGATAATTTAAAAAATATTATTAAAACATATAAAGATTCGGAAGGCAATAAATATGTGCAAATATTATCTTCTGAAGGGTTTGATAAACTTGAAGATTTGATGGAAGCAAAATGA